The Pyxidicoccus sp. MSG2 DNA segment TGCTTGCCGTGGTTGCCGTCGTCTCGGCGTTTGTCTTGGCCCCGGCGACGGCGTGGGCCGCCTGTGGCTGCCAGGGAATGACGTTACGGGTCGGCGGCGGCGCTTCTCCCATGACCTCCGGGTACTACTGCGCCCAGCCGGGCCGCGTTCCCGACTGGCCCGGCTGCGCCCAGGCAGTGAGCCCTCCTTCCGGGACGTGCCCCTCGGGGCAGGTGGCCTTCCGATGCCAGCTCGGTGGCACCGCGCCGGCCCAGTCTCCTGCGCAACCCGAGCTCGGCTGGAACTTCGAAGTCGTTGCCACCTTGAAGCCGAGTAGCACGCCAGCCCAATGCAAGACGGGACAGGTCGTCACCACCAACAAGTTCGTGGATGGCAATCTCCTCACCAACGGAGACACCGCGGACGAGCCAGTGGGCCCGCTGACCTTTGGCACCGTGCCGCCAACGGTCATCGCGGTGGTCAGCTCACAGCTCAGCTACGTCCCCAATGTGAATACCCATAGCACCAGCACGCAGACCTGGACTCCGGTGTTCGGGGCCGACGGGTATGAGGAGGAGAGCCGGGACCTCAAGTATCGGGTCGGCTCCATTACCTGGATTGACGGCCCGGCCAAGCTCTTCGGCAACAGAAGCTCCCGTGTAAGTGGTCAATGGGAGTTCATCTCCTTCGTCAAGGCGAGTGGCGATGGCTCTGGCGAGTGCATGTGCCGGTTCGTCATCGACCGCACCTGGGATGGCACCACCGCTGGAGGTCGCGGCGTCGTCCTCGGGCCGAGCGTGAACTGCGCGCTGGAAACCTAGGTCCCCGGGCGTCAGCCGAGGAGGGCCCGCACCGCTGCTTCACGGTGCGGAGTGGGCCTGGGCCGGCACGCAGGGGGCGAGGGAGCGCTGGCATTGCAGGAGGCCGGGACAGGCGAGGTCCGCGCCGCAGGAGAGCTCGCACATGCGGATGGGATGGACGCCAGGGATGTCACCCACGAGGCTGCCGCAGTGGCCTCTGCCCCGGGTGGAGAGACAGTCCTCGTCGAGGACGCATGAGCGGGTGCAAATGCCGAAGCGCTCGTCGTGGTTGGCGGTGACGCAGAAGGGGGCCGAGGCGGGACACTGGATGTCCTCGGAGCACGTCATGCCGAGGGCGGGAGTGTCGCCGGGAAGGATGCCGATGGGGGGCTCGGTATCGGTGGCTTGTGATGGATAGACGTCGTCGGGGGTGGAGAGAAGCGCGAGCTCGAAGAGGCCGCGGGTCTCCGCCATCTTCCCGGTGACGGCGTCGTGCAGTTGCAGGAGGCGTCCGAGGGCTCCCCCCAGCGGCGTCGGGGAGAGGGCGTCAGCGCAGTCGCGGCGCGTGTCGCCGAGGAGCTCGTAGCGCTGGCCGTCCAGGGTGGCGGTCCAGGTGACCATGGCATCGGAGATGCCGCTCTCCACCGTGAGGCGCTGGGGCCCGCTGCTGGCTTCGCCGGTGGGGCGGTACGGGCGCGGGCGAGGCAGGGTCGCGCGCATGTCGAGCCGCACGCCGTCGTCGTAGGCGAGGATGACGCCTTCGGCGGTGAGCGTGAAGTCGGCGGTCAGCACCGCCTCCGCGTCGCGGGTGGCGGTGACGGTGACGCGGTCGTCGGCGCGCTCGACGCTCACGTCGGTGACCTCGACGCCGTCGCTGCCGGGGGCGCGGCAGCCCAGGAGCAGGGCTGCCGCGCAGAGAAGGGCACGCATTCCGAACCTAGCCTCGTGCACGGGGGCGCCCACGGAGCGCGAGCACGACGCCGCAGAGCAGGAGGAGGGCGAAGCCGGCGTCGCCGGAGGGGCCCTCTCCCGGGGCGGCGCCGCAGCCCCCCGAAGGCGAATCCGTCGGCGCCCTGCCGCGGAAGGGCGGGTCGACGCGCTGCCGGGAGCCGCCGTTGCACGCGTTGCTGACGGGGCGCGGGCGCGTATCGCCGCCGCCCGTCCAGCAGGCGCTGGTGAGCGAGTAGTCGAACTCCCAGCGCCAGATGACCGCGACCGTGTCGTAGACACCGCACATCCCCGAGCCCAGGACGGTGTCGAGGCCGGTGGCGGTGCTGATTTCGCTGCCCACGTACAGGCCGACGCCCGCGGTGGCGACGCAGGCCGCTGCTGGCAGGCAGGCCGCGCCCGCGGAGGTGAGCGCAGCGCCGCCCGAGCCGCCGAGCGCCATGCCTCCGCCCCCGAGGACGAAGCCGCTGCCGGCAAGGGTGCCGCCGCCGCCGATGCCGAGGTTGGCGAAGCCCTCCCAGTTGCCTTCTCCGAGCTGGTCACAGCCACGGTTGAGATTGACCATCGAGCGGTCGATGCACTCGAGCCCGGTGCCGGCCATGCCGAGGCCGTTCAGGGCGCCATCCGGGCTGGGACGGAAGGACGGGAACTGGAAGCCGGGGCGGGGGCGGGGGCCGCCAGGGCCAGGGCCTCCGCCGAGCGTCACGAGCGGACCGTCGCCGTCGAGGTTGGTGCGGCACGTGCCGATGCAGCCGTTGTTCCCGGGTGAGCCGGGTGGCCGGTTCCACGGCGCCGGCCAGTTGGGGCCGTAGGTCCTCGGTGGGTCAGGATCCTTCAGCGTCCCCGGCTTCAGGCAGCCCAGCGCGTTCGCACAGGGCTGGGGGGTTCCACCGGGCATGCAGCGCGAATAGGCGCGGTCTCTCGGCACCTCCACCTCATCCCAGTACGGTCCGCTGCCGGGCATGCTGCTATCGAAGAGGCACAGGCGCCTGCGGAAGACCTGTCCCGTCTCCGCGGCCATCAGTCCATTCGGGCCTATGCAGGGCATTCCCGTACGGTTCGCCTCGGCCTGGATGAGCCCGCTGTTGCCGGCGTGGCATACGGCGTAGAAGCGCACGGAGCCCGGCCGTCCGTCGAGAAGCGGCAGGCCCGGGCCACCCCCCATGAGCGTTCCGTTCCGGAAGCCGTGGTTGCAGTAGATGACGACGTTCCCGTTGCGGCCGCCGTTGATGATGCGGACGCCCGGGTCGTAGCAGTTGTCGTAGTCCTTCAAGTCGCAGACACCGTGAGTGCCCACAGTCGGCTGGGCGAGTGCCACCGGGCCGACACACAGGCCGAGCAGCAGCAATGCAATCTTGGCGAGTCCTGGTCTCATGGCAGGTTCCTCTGGGGAGTTGGTGCGGACCCGCTAGCGATTCGGGTTCACGCAATACCCTTGAGGGCTGCACACGGTGCCGCCCGCGCACGTGCAGTCCATGAGTCCGCCGCAGGTGTCGGAGACCTGAGCGCCGCAGCGGTTGCCGCAGCTTGGCGCGCAACTGCTTGGCGGCGGCGGCATGAACGAGGACATGAGCGCCGGCTGGAGCTGCACGCGGCTGCCATTGATGAAGCGTGTCGAGACGGCGCCCGTCTCGCTGTAGGTCTGGCTCTCGCTGCGAGCGACCGGCCCCGCGGCGTTGACCGAGCTCGTCACGCGGCCCGCGAAGTCGAGCGTCTGCTCGAGGCTGCCGCCGTTGGGCAGGAGGGTCTTCTTGAGCCGGCCGAGTCCGTCATACTGATACTGCGTCGTCTCGCCCATCGGGTTGGTCACCGAGAGCGTACGCCCGAACCCGTCCACGACGCGTGTGGTGGTCAGCGAGCCCCGGGCGATGGACGTCCAGTTGCCGTAGGCGTCGTAGGTGTACGTGGTGACGCGGCCATCGGGGCCGGTCTCGGTGAGCGGCTTGCCGAGTGGGTTGTAGGTCGCCTGGTAGCGCGTGATGCCGGCGAAGTCCACGAGGCTCAGGAGATTGCCCCTGGAGTCGCGGTTGTACCGGGTGGTCTCGCCGTTGGGGCTGGTGGCGGTGAGCAGTTGGTCGAGCGCGTCATACGTGTAGCTGCTGGTGAGGTTGTCGGGCGTCGTCGAGCTGAGCACGTTGTGCCGGCTGTCGAAGACCGCGGTCGAGGGGCGATTCATCTCGTCGCGGAACGAGACGACGTCGTCATTGTCATTGTAGGTCACCGAGCGCAGGTGGCCGGCGCGGTCCAGCAACTGGATGGGTCGCTTGCGCGCATCGCGCGCGTACTGCGTCTTCAAGCCGTCGGCGTGGACTTCCTCCGCGACAGCGCCGTTCCAGAACACGAGCGAGCTCTTCTGTCCCAGCGAGTCGGTCATGGTCACCCGGTTGTCCGTCGAGTCGAGACGCGTCATCGAGCCGTCAGCGAAGGTGACTGTCTCGAGGCTGCCGTCGCTCAGGTAGGTGAACTGGGTCCGCGAGGCCTCACTCCAGCCGGAGCGCCACATGATGCGATGGCTGTTGTCCCAGTTGTAGCCGAGCGAGAGCGTCGGCACGGCGCCGTCGAGCGCGGGGCCGGCCACGCTCATGAGCTCGCCATTCTGGTAGACCGGCGAGAACGCGTGGCCTTCGGCGTCGGTGTATCGCGTGTACATGCCGCCGGAGACCTGGAAGACCGCGGCGCGGCCGGCGAAGTCGGCCATGCTGATGAGACGATTGTTGGTGTCGTACCCGAAGGTGGCGACGGTGCCGATGCGGTCCGCCTGTGTCACCTCGACGTACCCGAGAGCGCGGGGGTTGGCGAACGTGCGCCTGGCGCCGCCGCCCTCGTCGAGGATGAAGTTGCCGCCCGAGCGCGTGAGAAGGCCACGGTCCAGGGGCTCCGCGCGGTAGACGCCGGGGGCAGACCGGGTGAAGACGCGGGGCGTGCCGTCTCCTTCTTCGAGGGTGACGGTGCCGTCGGGCGCCTCGCTGAGCGTGGCGGCCATGGCGAGACGGAAGCCGTAGCCAGCGCCACGCTGCACCGTCGTGTCGGCGCTGTTGTGCACGAGCACGATGCCGCTGGCGAGCGAGACGCGGTGCTGCACGTTGCCGCCGGGGCTGACCGACCAGGCGCCGGACGCATCCCACATGCCGGTGTCCTCCCACGCCTTCGGGCGCCCGGGGCGGAACGCAATCGGGTGACGCGGCGCGATGACGCAGCCGCTCATCATCGGGTCTCGAGCGTAGCCGGCGTTGCAGACGTAGTCGCAGGTGCCACTGCTACACGTCGCCGTCGCGTGCTCGGGCGCATAACATGTCATGCAGTACTGCCCGCACGCGTTGGGGTCCGTGTCGGCGACGCAGCCCTGGTAGCAGGCATGCGCTCCGGGGCCGCAGTCAGCGGTACATCCCGAGCCCCCGTCGGCGACGACGTAGCCGGGGGCGCAGGTGAACCCGCATTGCCCGCTCACACAGGTGGCGGTGGCGTTCGGCGGCGTAGGGCAGTACTGGCACGTGGGGGGTGGCATGCAGCCACCGTCGCCCATGCATTGGGCGGCGGCGCCGAGAGGTACGAGGAAGGTAGCGATGACAAATGAGAGTGAGAGCCCGAGCGCGAGCTGACGCATGACAAGCCTCCTCCTTTTGTGGGCCCGGATGACGCCGTGAGCCCAGCGGCTGGGGTGTGGGGAACTGCGATTGATTTTCCTGCTTTATCGCGATGGCGGGATTGGTTTCTCCTCTTACGAGTGAGACACCCCAAACGGATCTCCTCCGCACCTGCTTTGGGGAACTGCCCGGAAGCAGCCCCGCCGGTGCACGGTTGGCATGTTGCGTCACCGACCGGATACCCTGTTCACCACCATGAATGATTCCAGGGGTTCTCGGCAGGACAGTGGGTTCATCGTAGGCATGCTCTCCGGTGGCGTGGTCGGCTTCCTCGTCAGCGCGCTCGTGATTGGCGTGGGTGGCTACGCATGGGTGAAGAAGAAGGAGCGCGACGTCCGGAGGGGCTGGAACCTGGTTCCCGCGGTCGTCGCGGCCGTGGACATGTCCGAGGGCACCGTCGTCGGGTTCGAACAAATCTCGCAGCGCCCGGTACCTGAGCAGTTCATCACCAGTTCGGTGGTCAAACCAGACAGCGCCAACTACATCGTGAACCAGCGCATCCTCGTGCCCGTGCAGGCGGGCGACCTGATGCTGTGGTCCCAGTTCGAAACGACGAAGCGGGAGCTCTACCTCGTGGCGGCGCGGGACATCGAGGTTGGCGCGAAGCTGAAGGAGGAGGACATGGAGCCCAAGGGGATGGACCCGGAGCTCCTGACGCCGTCCTACGTGAAGAATGCCGAGCGCCCGCAGCTCACGGGCCGGCCCGTCATTGCCGCCTTCCGCAAGGGCGACCCCATTCTCTGGACCCACTTCCGGAACGAGCCGCCGCCCGTCAGTGGCGCCTCGGCTCCCTAGCGCCCCGCTCGGTGGCTGACGCAGGGTGTGTGGGCTCGTCAGGGGCCCTCGTCGCCCCCAGTTTGAGCGACCGCGATGATGCCGAAGGCGGCCCACGGCAGGCCCCGTCCAGACGGGCTGGAGTAGCTGGCCGGCAATCGTCCTTTTTCCTGCATCATTTTCCTCCTCACCGGCTCATTCGGTCTGAGGGGAGCTACTCGGCTCCACGAAAGAAGAACTGGGACGGGCCAGCCCCCTCATGCTGCACGCACTGAAAGGGCACTTGGGATGATGACAAAGTCAGGTTCGTGGCTGGTGATTTGCACCCTCGTCGTGTCGTCACTGGTGGCCGCGCCAGTGGAGGCGGAGGCTGAGCCGGAGAGCTGCTTCGAGGACTGGAGCGCCTGCATGGGGTGGGCAAACTCAGAACCCGTGGACTGGATTCAGGATTCCAAGAGGGACTATTGCAATGGCGCTTACGGCGCCTGCGCCGGGTATACCGGCTGTGGCGACACCTTCTGTGACACGTATCACAACTGGGAGAATCATCAGTACTGCCCGAGCGACTGCCCATAGTCTGGTGTGGGGCAGTCAGGGTTGCTCAGCCGATGCGCAGCTCCGGATGCAGGGACTCTTCCAGGCGGGCGCGCTGCAGCTTCCCATTCGTGTTCCGGGGGAGTTGCTCCACCCGGTAGTAGTCGGTGGGGACCTTGTGCGTGGACAGGCGCTCTCGCAGCGCCTGCCGCAGGTCGCGCTTGGGAGGGCAGGGCACTCCGGACCGGAGCTGGAGGAAGGCCGTGAGTGTGGTGCCGTAGAGCGGGTCCTCCCGTCCCCACACCGCGGCGTCCTCCACACCGGGCAGCTCGCGCAGGGCCGCTTCAATCTCGAACGGGCTCAATCGCTCACCGCCGACCTTGAGCAGGTCGTCATTGCGGCCCAGCAGCGTCACCAGCCCGTCCGGCCTCAGCTCCGCCAGGTCTCCGGTGCGCAGCCAGCCGTCCTCCACCTTCTCGCGCGTCGCTTCGGGAGCGCCGAGGTAGCCCAGCATCAACTGGTCCCCGCGCACGCAGAGCTCTCCCTCGGCGGTGAGCTTCACGGCGAGCTTGCCCACGGGGTAGCCGGTGGCGTTGCTCAAGAACGCGGGGTGGTCACTGCGCAGGCACAGCACCCGGGGTGACAGCTCCGTCTGGCCATAGTTGGTGTAGACGCGGCTGGAGGGAAAGGCCCGCAGCAACCGCTGGCGGAGCGGTGGGCTCAGCGCCGCGCTGAAGTGCACGGGATGATGTTGAATGGTGATTCAGGTCTCAAGAATGCCCCGGGGGGCCCGGGCCGGTCCACGGCAGCGCGCGGTGGGTCACCGCGGCCCGGCGCGGCCATGGCACGTGGAAGGTTTCGCACCACGCAGGTGCCGCGGGCGCGGGCGACGGCGCGATGGCTGCGCCAGCGTCGGCGAAGGGCTGGAACGAGGCGCCGGGAAGGGCGACCCGCCAGGGGCTACGCTGGCTCGAAGCGGGACTTCAGGTGGTGCGAACTCCGGCTTGGGTGTCGGGCGGAACCCAGGCACCGACGTCCGCGGGCGCCTCTTCATCCGCGAGGGTCCATTGCTCCGGCGCGCCCCGCTCCTTCAAGATGGGCGGCCTCTCATGTCGCATGGGGTGGGGATGCAAAGCAGGATGTTTGTCTTCCGTGGGCTGGTGTCGCTGCTCCTTCTTTCGTTCTCGGCGTGCATCGAAACGCCTGACCCTTCGGACAACCTCCCAGGGGAGAACGACGCGGGAGGGCTCCCCGATGAGCCGGGAGTGACCCGGAGGCTCGGGCTGGAGCTCGCGACGGCCGCGCAGCTCGAGAAGATGCAGATGGCAGTCACGCCATTCGCGGGCGAGGAGCTGCCGGCCCGTGTAGACCTCTCGGGCAAGCTCCCTCCTCCGGGTGACCAGGGAAACCAGTCCTCCTGTGTCGGATGG contains these protein-coding regions:
- a CDS encoding SAF domain-containing protein, which encodes MLSGGVVGFLVSALVIGVGGYAWVKKKERDVRRGWNLVPAVVAAVDMSEGTVVGFEQISQRPVPEQFITSSVVKPDSANYIVNQRILVPVQAGDLMLWSQFETTKRELYLVAARDIEVGAKLKEEDMEPKGMDPELLTPSYVKNAERPQLTGRPVIAAFRKGDPILWTHFRNEPPPVSGASAP
- a CDS encoding class I adenylate-forming enzyme family protein, with the translated sequence MHFSAALSPPLRQRLLRAFPSSRVYTNYGQTELSPRVLCLRSDHPAFLSNATGYPVGKLAVKLTAEGELCVRGDQLMLGYLGAPEATREKVEDGWLRTGDLAELRPDGLVTLLGRNDDLLKVGGERLSPFEIEAALRELPGVEDAAVWGREDPLYGTTLTAFLQLRSGVPCPPKRDLRQALRERLSTHKVPTDYYRVEQLPRNTNGKLQRARLEESLHPELRIG